A single genomic interval of Mesotoga infera harbors:
- the cas2 gene encoding CRISPR-associated endonuclease Cas2, producing MWVIIVYDINEKRVAKVLKYLRRFLNWIQNSVFEGELTFAELKKVKSGLKKLMKTEEDSVIIFSSSLSNDYKKEIIGLDKAKETQIL from the coding sequence ATGTGGGTGATCATTGTCTACGATATCAATGAAAAAAGGGTAGCAAAAGTTCTAAAGTATCTACGCAGATTTCTGAATTGGATTCAGAACTCGGTTTTTGAAGGGGAGCTGACTTTCGCAGAGCTCAAGAAAGTAAAGTCAGGTCTTAAGAAACTAATGAAGACCGAGGAAGACTCAGTAATTATTTTCAGCTCGAGCCTTTCTAATGATTATAAGAAAGAGATTATCGGCCTTGACAAGGCCAAAGAAACT